A window from uncultured Desulfobacter sp. encodes these proteins:
- a CDS encoding ABC transporter ATP-binding protein, whose translation MNMVEVKDVSKTYKQGNVSVHALAHISLCVKKGEFCALAGPSGSGKTTLLNLMGGLDTPSQGEIILDGETLTGLSQSKLAEMRLNKIGFVFQAYNIIPVLSARENVEYVMLMQGVPAKQRTERARSVLDDVGLSGMHDRRPAELSGGQQQRVAVARALVSNPSIILADEPTANLDSQTGQGLLEMMARMNEQRQVTFIFSTHDRMVMGFSRRIIRLKDGVIVDDHTK comes from the coding sequence ATGAACATGGTCGAAGTCAAAGATGTCAGCAAAACATACAAACAGGGCAATGTTTCGGTGCATGCCCTGGCGCACATATCCCTTTGTGTAAAAAAAGGGGAATTTTGTGCCCTTGCAGGGCCGTCGGGATCGGGTAAAACCACCCTGCTCAATCTAATGGGCGGACTGGACACCCCCAGCCAGGGAGAAATCATTCTGGACGGCGAAACGCTCACCGGGTTATCCCAGTCAAAACTGGCAGAGATGCGCCTGAACAAAATCGGCTTTGTATTCCAGGCCTATAATATCATCCCGGTGCTGTCGGCCCGGGAAAACGTGGAATATGTGATGCTCATGCAGGGTGTGCCCGCAAAACAAAGAACAGAGCGCGCCAGGTCTGTTCTGGATGATGTGGGCCTTTCGGGCATGCACGACCGACGGCCGGCAGAACTGTCCGGGGGGCAGCAGCAGCGGGTGGCGGTGGCAAGGGCCCTTGTCTCCAACCCGTCCATCATCCTTGCGGACGAACCCACGGCCAATCTGGATTCCCAAACCGGACAAGGCCTTTTGGAAATGATGGCCCGAATGAATGAACAGCGGCAGGTCACCTTTATCTTCTCTACCCATGACCGGATGGTGATGGGATTTTCCCGAAGAATCATCCGGCTCAAGGATGGGGTGATTGTTGATGATCATACCAAGTAG
- a CDS encoding PfkB family carbohydrate kinase produces MTGTQIIVFGEVLFDCFPDGQRILGGAPFNVAWHLQAFGTAPLFISSVGEDLLGEQIKDAMGDWGMDLNGLQTQANQPTGQVQVNIIDNEPYYDIISPCAYDYIQTGQLPGLPKHPFLYHGTLAIRNAVSAGTLQAIKHQARPDVFVDVNLRAPWWRINDIRPLLSGTSWLKLNHHELAELVPARSKEESRINTLFSATHLKHIILTHGEKGAVIYTANSSFPISVSPEKTISVIDTVGAGDAFSSVLLLGKLKNWALETTLKRAQEFAGAVIEIRGATTTDKTFYKPFLSAWK; encoded by the coding sequence ATGACAGGCACACAAATTATCGTATTTGGTGAAGTTTTATTTGATTGTTTCCCGGATGGACAAAGGATTTTGGGCGGAGCCCCCTTTAATGTAGCCTGGCATTTACAGGCCTTTGGTACGGCACCATTGTTTATCTCTTCGGTGGGAGAAGACCTCTTAGGAGAACAAATCAAAGATGCCATGGGGGATTGGGGAATGGACCTTAACGGACTTCAGACCCAGGCAAATCAGCCAACCGGCCAGGTTCAAGTAAATATTATTGATAATGAACCCTATTACGACATCATCAGCCCGTGCGCCTACGACTATATTCAAACCGGACAACTACCCGGTTTGCCGAAACACCCGTTTTTATACCATGGAACCCTGGCCATACGGAATGCGGTATCCGCGGGTACGCTTCAGGCAATCAAACACCAGGCAAGACCAGATGTATTCGTGGATGTGAATCTGCGCGCGCCGTGGTGGCGCATCAATGATATCCGCCCCCTTTTGAGCGGCACATCCTGGTTGAAACTGAATCACCATGAACTGGCAGAACTGGTCCCTGCCCGTAGCAAAGAAGAGAGCCGGATCAACACACTTTTTTCCGCCACACATTTAAAACACATCATCCTGACACATGGTGAAAAAGGCGCCGTTATTTATACCGCCAACAGCTCTTTTCCCATTTCCGTTTCACCCGAAAAGACAATATCGGTCATCGACACCGTCGGCGCAGGAGATGCGTTCAGCAGCGTCCTGTTATTGGGAAAATTAAAAAACTGGGCGTTGGAAACAACACTAAAACGTGCCCAGGAATTTGCCGGGGCCGTTATTGAAATTCGCGGAGCAACCACTACAGATAAAACATTTTACAAACCGTTTTTAAGCGCCTGGAAGTAG
- a CDS encoding HAD-IIB family hydrolase produces the protein MRSNPKYILLINIHGLIRGHELELGRDADTGGQTKYVLEFAKTLSKHPDVEQVDLMTRRIADRQVSGDYNKIIEPLNSKARIVRINCGPKEYIPKENLWDYLDNFVDNALIFLKKQNNLPGIIHAHYADAGYVGTRLSHQLELPLVFTAHSLGRSKRKRLIAGGMKSADIEKRYNMARRINAEEDTLGSAELVITSTSNEINEQYASYHFYQPDSMQMIPPGTDLEKFHPPVGDELDSPIFKEISKFLINPDKPMILALSRPDQRKNIHTLIATYGKSMELQELANLVIVAGTRKDIRDLDTGAQEVLTDLLLTIDQYDLYGKVAYPKTHKPDEVPVLYRLASVSGGVFINPALTEPFGLTLIEAAASFVPIVATEDGGPIDIVRNCLNGYLINPLDKNDIVDKILRILKDKKHRHNLSENGLKGVNSNYTWESHTDKYLNAIQPIIEKRKPLKRLPVTRRQMIYHNGAIVSDIDQNLLGDMDSLTRLNQVLSGHRKDISFCIATGRRLDSALTILKKYQIIQPDVLITSMGTEIYYGGNLERDRVWTNHIDHLWNRNAVQRILSDLTGLKLQPKAEQSRHKISYYYDPKLAPSLEDVKTLLYQNEQAVNLIYSFGQFLDIIPIRASKGYAIRWFSEQWDIALDHMLTAGGSGADEDMMRGNTLSVVVKNRHKEELSNLTDIEPIYFSEKKFAAGILDGIDYYDFFSRCEK, from the coding sequence GTGAGATCCAACCCCAAATATATCTTATTAATCAATATCCATGGATTAATTCGAGGCCATGAACTTGAATTAGGGCGTGATGCGGACACCGGCGGCCAGACCAAATATGTTTTAGAATTCGCCAAAACACTTTCCAAACACCCTGACGTGGAACAGGTTGACCTGATGACCCGCCGTATTGCTGATCGCCAGGTAAGTGGAGATTACAATAAAATTATTGAACCCTTGAATTCAAAAGCCCGAATTGTCAGAATCAACTGCGGTCCCAAAGAATATATCCCCAAAGAAAATCTTTGGGATTATCTGGATAATTTTGTCGACAATGCTTTAATTTTCTTGAAAAAACAAAATAATCTGCCAGGTATTATTCATGCTCATTATGCGGATGCGGGCTACGTGGGAACACGTCTATCTCATCAATTGGAATTGCCTCTGGTTTTCACGGCTCACTCTTTGGGACGAAGCAAACGCAAAAGGCTGATAGCCGGTGGAATGAAAAGTGCGGATATAGAAAAACGTTATAATATGGCCCGCAGGATAAACGCAGAAGAAGACACCCTGGGATCTGCGGAGTTGGTGATCACCAGTACCAGTAATGAAATCAACGAACAGTATGCCTCCTACCATTTTTATCAACCCGACAGCATGCAGATGATTCCACCGGGAACGGACCTGGAAAAATTTCATCCCCCAGTCGGGGATGAGCTTGACAGTCCGATTTTTAAAGAAATCAGCAAATTTCTAATCAATCCCGACAAACCCATGATTCTGGCCCTTTCACGTCCTGACCAAAGAAAAAATATTCACACCTTGATCGCAACGTACGGAAAATCAATGGAATTACAAGAATTGGCCAATCTGGTGATCGTTGCGGGAACCAGAAAAGACATCCGGGACTTGGACACCGGTGCCCAGGAAGTTCTGACGGATCTATTGCTGACCATTGATCAATATGATCTCTATGGCAAAGTGGCTTATCCCAAAACCCATAAACCGGATGAGGTCCCCGTTCTATATCGCCTGGCTTCCGTTTCAGGAGGAGTTTTTATCAATCCCGCACTGACAGAGCCGTTTGGCTTAACCTTAATCGAAGCCGCCGCCAGCTTTGTACCGATTGTCGCCACGGAGGACGGCGGCCCTATTGATATCGTTCGAAACTGTCTGAATGGTTATCTGATTAACCCGCTGGATAAAAACGATATCGTTGATAAAATTTTACGCATTTTAAAAGACAAAAAACATAGACATAATTTATCGGAAAATGGTCTCAAAGGTGTAAACAGCAACTACACCTGGGAATCTCACACCGATAAATATTTAAACGCCATACAGCCGATCATAGAAAAGCGCAAGCCTTTAAAGCGCTTACCTGTCACCCGCCGGCAAATGATTTACCACAATGGCGCAATTGTATCGGATATTGATCAGAATCTGTTGGGAGATATGGATTCCCTGACCCGGTTAAACCAGGTTTTATCTGGTCACCGCAAGGATATCAGCTTCTGTATTGCCACAGGGCGCCGACTGGATTCTGCGCTGACGATTTTAAAAAAATACCAGATTATCCAGCCCGATGTACTTATTACCAGTATGGGAACCGAAATTTACTATGGCGGCAACCTGGAACGGGATCGGGTCTGGACCAACCATATTGATCATCTATGGAACAGAAACGCTGTTCAGCGTATCCTATCTGATCTAACAGGATTAAAATTACAGCCCAAAGCAGAACAGAGCCGGCATAAAATCAGTTATTATTACGATCCAAAACTGGCTCCCTCACTGGAAGACGTTAAAACCCTACTGTATCAAAATGAACAGGCTGTCAACCTCATATATTCCTTTGGACAATTTCTGGACATTATACCTATCAGAGCCTCAAAAGGATATGCGATTCGATGGTTTTCCGAACAATGGGACATTGCGCTTGACCATATGTTGACTGCAGGCGGATCCGGCGCAGATGAAGATATGATGCGGGGCAACACCCTTTCTGTTGTTGTTAAAAATCGGCATAAAGAAGAGCTTTCCAACTTAACAGATATTGAACCGATTTATTTTTCCGAAAAAAAATTTGCAGCCGGTATCCTGGACGGCATTGACTATTATGATTTTTTCAGCCGCTGTGAAAAATAA
- a CDS encoding ATP-binding protein, which yields MPRRSFSIRTKLIAIFVLIKVLPLVALAWFSWRVISDLADTLKTQTEQVAQNTNKLVGGIADMATNNSIEALDDRSREAIERLTTDTARQVACFLYDRDVDVRLAAQIIPGKKAYQNFLSGRTRKVVMDDGKWKMNEDGTTWVPENPDPLPYKQVTARIEDNRNQFHYRPPEAPGVIAYLPLYLEMTYVDLSGMERFKVSNTRLLPDTLLDVSKKENTFCKAETYFQDLKDLKPGQIYVSDVIGAYVKGFLPGGAYSKARAAKEGIAFDPENSGYAGLENPLGIRFKGLVRWATPVVVNGEITGFVTLALDHTHIMEFTDHVIPTNDRYCITSNAGTGNYAFMWDYKGRNISHPRDYFIVGYDPETGQQTVPWLEESLYAKWLACKCSMAEFETRVPWFDAQSLEKKPAEELTRQGYLGLDGRFLNFAPQCTGWHTLTQHGGSGSFLIFWSKLWKLTTAAAIPYYTGHYGEHPRGFGYVTIGANVDEFHKPAVHTAAVINATRKEFETNLSRQKENNLAYLRRTLHDTAIKMTFSTGIMIVLVILIALWMAATLTGKITKMIRGINHFQKRDMDFRLEETSNDEIGQLTCSFNDMADSIQQYLTVMEEAQKNTELANSRLKKEVTERKAAQVELSLHRDQLEHMVKRRTAQLEAQILERERAEEELMQAEKMAALGQLIAGIAHEINTPMGAIKSSGSNILDFLAKLQNDIPDLIKKLDDKHLPLFFNLLDRFPQKTALRTSREERKIIRALNDALSEAGIDGSRQVAFFLVQMNVYDRWEMFKPLLIHPESEFILETAYSLHSITSNTENINQAVDRVSKIIYALKSYIRQSDSDEKTETDIIESIETVLTIYHNQIKQNTQLIREYDTVDSILGYPDELSQVWTNLIYNALQAMDYKGILTIQVKNLDDHVQICITDTGCGIPHENRHKIFQPFFTTKKRGEGSGLGLDIVTKIIKKHDGTIEFDSEVGKGTTFTILLPRNKD from the coding sequence ATGCCGAGACGATCGTTCAGTATCCGCACCAAGCTCATCGCTATTTTCGTATTGATAAAAGTCCTTCCCCTGGTGGCGTTGGCCTGGTTCTCCTGGCGTGTTATTTCTGATCTGGCCGATACATTGAAAACACAGACCGAACAGGTGGCCCAAAATACCAATAAGCTTGTCGGCGGTATTGCGGATATGGCGACAAATAACTCCATTGAGGCGCTGGATGACCGCTCCAGAGAAGCCATTGAGCGCCTGACCACAGATACGGCCCGGCAGGTGGCCTGCTTTTTATACGACCGTGATGTGGACGTCCGGCTGGCGGCCCAGATTATACCTGGTAAAAAGGCGTATCAGAATTTTTTATCCGGGCGGACCCGCAAGGTGGTCATGGATGACGGCAAATGGAAGATGAATGAGGACGGGACAACATGGGTCCCCGAGAATCCTGACCCGTTGCCGTATAAACAAGTGACGGCAAGGATCGAAGATAACCGCAATCAGTTTCACTATCGTCCGCCAGAAGCCCCGGGCGTGATCGCGTATCTCCCCCTCTATCTTGAAATGACATATGTGGATTTGTCCGGCATGGAGCGGTTTAAGGTCTCCAACACCCGCCTTTTGCCTGATACATTGCTGGATGTATCCAAAAAGGAAAATACCTTTTGCAAGGCGGAAACTTATTTTCAAGACTTGAAAGACCTTAAACCCGGTCAGATTTATGTTTCCGATGTCATCGGGGCCTATGTGAAGGGCTTTTTACCCGGCGGCGCTTACAGCAAAGCCCGGGCTGCAAAGGAGGGCATCGCCTTTGATCCTGAAAATTCGGGTTATGCCGGACTTGAAAACCCATTGGGTATCCGTTTTAAAGGCTTGGTGCGATGGGCCACGCCGGTTGTGGTTAACGGCGAAATAACCGGGTTTGTCACCCTGGCCCTGGATCATACCCATATCATGGAATTCACAGATCATGTGATCCCCACCAATGACCGGTATTGCATTACGTCCAATGCCGGTACCGGCAATTACGCGTTCATGTGGGACTATAAGGGGCGAAATATTTCCCATCCCAGGGACTATTTTATTGTGGGATACGATCCTGAAACCGGACAGCAAACTGTCCCATGGCTGGAAGAATCCCTCTACGCCAAGTGGCTTGCATGCAAGTGTTCCATGGCGGAATTTGAAACACGCGTCCCCTGGTTTGACGCCCAGTCCCTGGAGAAAAAACCTGCCGAGGAACTGACCCGGCAAGGCTATCTGGGCCTGGATGGGCGGTTTCTTAATTTTGCCCCCCAGTGCACCGGCTGGCATACGTTGACCCAGCATGGGGGATCGGGGTCATTTCTGATTTTCTGGAGCAAGTTGTGGAAACTGACCACTGCGGCGGCCATTCCTTATTACACCGGCCATTATGGGGAACATCCCAGGGGATTTGGGTATGTCACCATTGGTGCCAATGTGGATGAATTTCACAAACCAGCGGTGCATACGGCAGCCGTCATCAATGCCACCCGAAAAGAGTTTGAAACCAATCTTTCACGTCAAAAAGAGAACAACCTCGCCTATCTTCGCCGCACACTCCATGACACCGCCATTAAAATGACTTTTTCCACAGGTATCATGATTGTGCTGGTCATCTTGATTGCCCTGTGGATGGCCGCAACCCTGACCGGAAAAATTACCAAAATGATTCGGGGCATCAATCATTTCCAGAAAAGGGATATGGATTTTCGCCTTGAAGAGACATCCAATGATGAGATCGGCCAGCTGACTTGCTCATTTAATGATATGGCCGACAGCATACAGCAATACCTGACGGTCATGGAGGAAGCGCAAAAAAATACCGAACTTGCCAACAGTCGTTTGAAAAAGGAGGTTACCGAGCGAAAGGCGGCCCAGGTTGAATTGTCTTTGCACAGGGATCAGCTTGAGCATATGGTTAAAAGAAGAACCGCCCAGCTTGAGGCCCAGATCCTTGAACGTGAACGGGCCGAAGAAGAGTTGATGCAGGCTGAGAAGATGGCGGCGTTGGGCCAGCTTATTGCCGGCATTGCCCATGAGATCAATACGCCCATGGGTGCCATTAAGTCTTCGGGTAGCAATATTTTGGATTTTCTTGCAAAACTGCAGAACGATATTCCGGATCTGATCAAAAAACTGGACGATAAGCATCTGCCGCTTTTTTTCAACTTGTTGGATCGGTTTCCCCAAAAGACGGCGCTGAGAACCAGTCGGGAGGAACGTAAAATAATCCGGGCGCTTAATGATGCTTTGAGCGAAGCTGGCATTGACGGTTCCCGTCAGGTGGCCTTTTTTCTGGTTCAGATGAATGTGTATGACCGCTGGGAGATGTTCAAACCGCTGTTAATTCACCCGGAATCCGAATTTATCCTTGAGACCGCTTACAGCCTTCATTCCATTACCAGTAACACTGAAAATATTAACCAGGCGGTGGACCGGGTCAGCAAAATTATCTATGCCTTGAAATCGTATATTCGTCAAAGTGACAGCGATGAAAAGACCGAGACGGATATTATTGAAAGCATTGAAACCGTCCTGACCATTTATCACAATCAGATTAAACAAAATACACAACTTATCCGGGAGTATGATACGGTGGATTCCATACTCGGGTATCCCGATGAGCTCAGTCAGGTCTGGACAAATTTGATATACAACGCCCTGCAGGCCATGGACTATAAAGGTATCTTAACCATCCAGGTAAAAAATCTGGATGACCATGTGCAAATTTGTATTACCGATACTGGCTGCGGCATTCCACACGAGAATAGACATAAGATTTTTCAACCCTTTTTTACCACCAAAAAGAGGGGAGAAGGCAGCGGATTAGGTCTTGACATTGTTACCAAAATTATCAAGAAACATGATGGTACAATAGAATTCGACTCCGAAGTTGGAAAAGGAACGACCTTTACCATTTTACTTCCACGAAACAAGGATTAA
- a CDS encoding diguanylate cyclase yields the protein MADTKTGLFLCVDDEQIVLHSLRDQLYKHYGKNYLIEIAESAEEGLEILDELYLDGYAPVIVISDWLMPGMNGDEFFIQVHRKFPDVIKVMLSGQVDPAAIQRARDEADMFNMINKPWDAKDLIHHIDQAIAQFKGAEPADDMNEDPALEIGILCVDDEPIVTESLRSLFYKSLKDVAVVEVAHSADEAMEVIDGFPDEGIELQVVISDYIMPGIKGDELLINIHNKLPKVKKIMLTGQSDIDGIRQAINQAELYRFLEKPWSNEDMILTIKSALTAYDQETRLENKNRELIQLNQALEAKVQERTRELEQKNRELERLATFDQLTGLVNRAKLDEVLRTELIRSNRYGNSLGLILLDIDYFKAVNDTHGHQVGDKVLRLFAEQLRHGVRDADVPGRWGGEEFLIICPESDLHGVVTLAQSLRERVQKHEVEGVGKKTASFGVTVFEKKDTITAIIGRADKALYKAKENGRNRVECLMPGT from the coding sequence ATGGCGGATACGAAAACCGGCCTGTTTTTGTGTGTTGATGACGAGCAGATCGTCCTGCACTCATTAAGGGATCAGCTATATAAGCACTATGGTAAAAATTATTTAATCGAAATTGCCGAAAGTGCTGAAGAGGGCCTGGAAATTCTAGATGAACTCTATTTGGACGGCTATGCACCTGTTATTGTTATTTCCGACTGGCTGATGCCGGGAATGAATGGCGATGAGTTTTTTATCCAGGTTCACCGCAAGTTTCCCGATGTTATTAAAGTGATGCTATCCGGGCAGGTTGATCCCGCTGCGATACAGCGCGCCCGGGATGAAGCGGATATGTTTAATATGATCAACAAACCATGGGATGCAAAGGATTTGATTCATCATATTGATCAGGCAATTGCACAGTTCAAGGGTGCAGAGCCGGCAGATGATATGAATGAAGATCCGGCGTTAGAGATCGGCATTTTATGTGTGGATGATGAACCCATTGTCACAGAAAGCCTTCGGTCTTTATTTTACAAATCTTTAAAAGATGTTGCGGTGGTGGAAGTTGCCCACAGTGCCGACGAGGCCATGGAAGTCATTGACGGATTCCCCGATGAGGGCATTGAACTTCAGGTGGTGATTTCCGATTATATTATGCCCGGTATCAAGGGTGATGAACTGCTGATCAACATCCATAACAAACTGCCCAAAGTCAAAAAAATCATGCTCACCGGTCAAAGTGATATTGACGGTATCCGGCAAGCCATCAATCAGGCCGAGCTTTATCGTTTCCTTGAGAAACCATGGAGCAATGAGGACATGATTTTAACAATTAAAAGTGCCCTGACCGCCTATGATCAGGAAACCCGCCTTGAAAATAAAAACCGTGAGCTAATACAGCTTAACCAGGCGCTTGAGGCAAAGGTCCAGGAAAGAACCCGTGAGCTGGAACAAAAAAATCGGGAACTGGAGCGGCTGGCCACCTTTGATCAGCTCACAGGTCTGGTCAACCGGGCGAAACTCGATGAAGTGCTCAGGACTGAATTAATTCGGTCAAATCGATATGGCAATTCCCTTGGCTTGATTCTGTTGGATATAGATTATTTTAAGGCGGTCAATGATACCCATGGCCATCAGGTGGGGGATAAAGTCCTTCGATTATTTGCCGAGCAACTTAGGCATGGGGTCCGTGATGCGGACGTTCCCGGGCGTTGGGGGGGAGAGGAGTTTTTAATCATATGTCCGGAGTCGGATCTGCATGGGGTGGTGACACTTGCCCAGTCCTTGCGCGAACGTGTCCAGAAGCATGAAGTTGAAGGGGTGGGTAAAAAGACCGCAAGCTTCGGGGTAACGGTATTTGAAAAAAAGGATACGATAACAGCCATTATCGGCAGAGCGGACAAGGCGTTGTACAAGGCTAAAGAGAATGGACGAAACCGGGTGGAATGCTTGATGCCGGGTACGTGA
- a CDS encoding FtsX-like permease family protein — MQIIMAWRNVWRNPKRTGIILVAVVIGAWTMLAFSALSRGMMVSTLANALSTLTGDIQIQNALFREDPSVENRIIHPAPVAKLLDQNLPKGAVWAFRIQVDGVAANAGNTQGITILGIDPEKEPNLSFYGDVTPKGNLLTTGDDHGIVVGEALLNDFETKIGRKLVLMTQGANRETASRAFKIRGTFEAEIQSTEKQFVFITLNAAQMLLGIKDGVSLACIRLPDNTGMDSQNLNRVVGAVRQNLSRDLCLLTWKDLLPLLKGYLGMFDRFMLLWYLVIFIAMAFGLVNTMLMAVLERTREFGLLKALGLKPARIILNVLLECLILLITGLVTGNILGLLTVCFFSDGIDMGFMAQGSEFWGIGRMVFPFFTVKDVCYVNAVIMGLGILVCLYPAIKAARITPVEAMSRV; from the coding sequence ATGCAGATTATCATGGCCTGGCGAAACGTCTGGCGCAATCCCAAAAGAACCGGTATTATCCTGGTTGCCGTGGTCATCGGGGCATGGACCATGCTGGCCTTCAGCGCCCTGTCCCGGGGCATGATGGTATCAACCCTGGCCAACGCATTAAGTACCCTGACCGGCGATATCCAGATCCAAAATGCCTTGTTCCGGGAAGATCCTTCGGTGGAGAACCGGATCATCCACCCTGCCCCTGTGGCAAAGTTGCTTGATCAAAACCTGCCCAAAGGCGCTGTCTGGGCGTTTCGAATCCAGGTGGATGGTGTAGCTGCCAATGCCGGTAACACCCAGGGCATCACCATATTGGGCATTGACCCTGAAAAGGAACCAAACCTCTCATTTTACGGGGATGTGACGCCCAAAGGAAACCTGCTGACAACCGGCGATGACCATGGCATCGTGGTGGGAGAAGCCCTCTTAAACGACTTTGAGACAAAAATCGGCCGCAAACTGGTGCTCATGACCCAGGGAGCAAATCGGGAAACCGCATCCAGAGCCTTTAAAATCAGGGGCACCTTTGAAGCCGAAATACAGTCCACGGAAAAGCAATTTGTTTTCATCACCCTTAACGCAGCCCAAATGCTTCTGGGAATAAAAGACGGGGTCTCTTTGGCCTGTATACGCCTGCCCGACAACACCGGCATGGATTCCCAAAATCTGAACCGGGTGGTTGGTGCTGTGCGTCAAAATCTGTCCCGGGATCTTTGCCTGTTGACGTGGAAGGACCTGCTGCCGCTGCTCAAAGGATATCTGGGGATGTTTGACCGGTTTATGCTGCTTTGGTATCTCGTGATTTTCATTGCCATGGCCTTTGGACTGGTCAACACCATGCTCATGGCGGTTCTGGAAAGAACCCGGGAATTCGGGCTGCTCAAAGCCCTGGGGCTGAAACCTGCAAGGATCATCCTCAACGTGTTGCTGGAATGCCTTATTCTGCTGATAACCGGACTGGTCACCGGTAATATTCTGGGGCTTTTGACCGTCTGTTTTTTTTCCGACGGCATTGATATGGGGTTTATGGCCCAGGGATCGGAATTCTGGGGCATAGGGCGGATGGTGTTTCCATTTTTTACGGTCAAAGATGTCTGTTACGTGAATGCCGTCATTATGGGGTTAGGTATCCTTGTCTGTCTGTATCCGGCAATCAAGGCGGCAAGAATCACCCCGGTCGAAGCCATGAGCCGGGTATAA
- a CDS encoding HAD-IIB family hydrolase, translating to MIFSAAVKNNPMLDKLLICTDLDRTLIPNGPQPVCPQAMPLFRKLVSRAEIKLAYVTGRDKKLVMDAIARFNLPAPDYAVTDVGSTVYNIQSGRWIRLIDWDQRICRDWKGKNQNELSVFLSDLTQCQLQEEEKQGRYKLSYYVPLDINPEVLTDEIQLRIKPHGLQINIIWSIDEQKKTGLLDILPASADKRKAIEFLMETRSFDFDRTVFSGDSGNDREVLLSPIKSILVANASPELKSQIQAQMGKTVSSKHFYFARGGYLNMNGNYAAGILEGIHHYFPELKLMD from the coding sequence ATGATTTTTTCAGCCGCTGTGAAAAATAATCCCATGCTGGATAAGCTGTTAATTTGTACAGATCTGGACCGGACGCTTATTCCCAACGGTCCTCAACCGGTCTGCCCCCAGGCAATGCCACTGTTCCGAAAACTGGTTTCAAGGGCGGAGATAAAACTTGCATATGTAACCGGGCGGGATAAAAAACTGGTAATGGACGCCATTGCCCGCTTTAACCTGCCTGCACCGGATTATGCCGTCACAGACGTGGGAAGCACGGTATATAACATTCAGTCCGGCCGGTGGATTCGTTTAATTGACTGGGATCAGCGTATCTGCCGTGACTGGAAAGGCAAAAACCAAAATGAACTATCTGTTTTCCTCTCAGACCTAACTCAATGCCAGCTACAGGAAGAGGAAAAACAAGGACGCTATAAACTCAGTTATTATGTGCCTTTGGATATCAATCCAGAAGTATTGACGGATGAAATCCAATTGCGAATAAAACCGCATGGATTACAGATCAATATCATCTGGAGTATTGATGAACAAAAAAAGACCGGATTGCTGGACATTCTACCGGCCAGCGCCGACAAACGAAAAGCAATTGAATTTCTGATGGAAACCAGGTCGTTTGATTTTGACCGCACTGTATTTTCAGGAGACAGCGGTAACGACAGAGAGGTTCTTTTAAGTCCTATCAAGTCAATCCTTGTGGCCAATGCATCACCCGAATTAAAATCACAGATTCAAGCACAGATGGGTAAAACCGTTTCTTCAAAGCATTTTTATTTTGCCCGGGGAGGCTATTTAAATATGAACGGTAACTATGCAGCAGGTATTCTGGAGGGCATACATCATTATTTTCCGGAATTAAAGTTAATGGATTGA